The sequence TCGCCACCATCGCGGCCCATCGTCCGACGAACCTCTGCCTCGTCGTTCTCGACAACGAGACCTACGGCGAGACGGGAGGCCAGGAAAGCCACACGGCCCGGGGAGTGGACCTCGCCGGCATCGCCCGCGCCGCCGGTTTCGCCGAGGCTTGGACGCTTCGCGATCGGGCCGAGCTTACCCGCTTGCGCTCGAGCATTCACGAGGCCGACGGACCGCTGTTCGCTTCAGTCAAGGTATCGAGCGCGAAGGTCCCGATGGTTCTTCCACCCCGTAGTGGAAGCTTCCTCCATCATCGGTTCCGAGATGCGGTCGGGGCGGAGCCTCGCTAAAAAAGCTGCCATCCTGCCTGGCAGTTGCGAAGACGGCTTCGGCGTATTGTCCCGATGCATTGGTGACAGCTCCGACTTCCGTTCGAAACTGGTTGCGAGAAGGACGCCCATGTTGATCATTCTGTTTCGATCTCGCTTGACCGAAGAGGCTGGAGAGGACTACTTGGCTCATGGAGAAGAAATGCTCGCTCACGCGAAGAGCCAGCCAGGCTTCGTCGACTACAAACAA is a genomic window of Vicinamibacteria bacterium containing:
- a CDS encoding thiamine pyrophosphate-dependent enzyme; protein product: MTDVLERRDAVAEILRDRGELLVVAGLGGPSWDCAAAGDDPRNFYLWGAMGLAPMVGLGLAISQPRRRVLVVTADGEMLMGIGSLATIAAHRPTNLCLVVLDNETYGETGGQESHTARGVDLAGIARAAGFAEAWTLRDRAELTRLRSSIHEADGPLFASVKVSSAKVPMVLPPRSGSFLHHRFRDAVGAEPR